The following are encoded together in the Humulus lupulus chromosome 5, drHumLupu1.1, whole genome shotgun sequence genome:
- the LOC133778470 gene encoding homeobox protein BEL1 homolog isoform X3, with the protein MVSSAGFCYSDVSPGMEMIGFSKSNLQNQSTETNTNNNTTAATTSTTNASPSSMWKGFSTISKAAGPSSSKTINESTTNHDHQHHQFYDHFTTGISETSSENLMVGPDHHHHHHQQQQSTGPWQENRFLVDDSSLRCVFPCEGNERPSQGLSLSLSSANPSSIGLQSFELRQTNHQQDHDHMRFLSSSSSRDGYFGKAANMQTQQMNINMNQDGFLGKAVNLHHQGQFQLRNSKYLNPAQELLNEFCSLGTKHTDLMTKQKSQKMSKQSWEDQTDNGSGASSSKNKSLYSLEFMELQKRKAKLLSLLEEVERRYKHYCDQMKSVVSSFEAVAGAGAATVYSALASKAMSRHFRCLKDGIVNQIQATRKAMGEKDATGAAPGTTRGETPRLRLLDQTLRQQRAFQQMTMMESHPWRPQRGLPERSVSVLRAWLFEHFLHPYPSDVDKVILARQTGLSRSQVSNWFINARVRLWKPMVEEMYLEETKEREANNIMAAGGASSSSPDHGVVTVDILGDPIRQSGRNNQTDQEQKPTHDQLVRIDSECLSSIVINPEKSPMSRSGGGSKTALQNHQQNIQRQQNFGRFGEVSFGSSMQELDFSSYNQQAGQATAGGAVLYHDDNNVGFNGGGGGGGGGGVSLTLGLQQHAGGGGVSHGGVNLAFSHPASQSSLFYSRDHHMDECQPAVQYSLLDGEGQNLPYRNLMGAQLLHDLV; encoded by the exons ATGGTCTCATCAGCTGGTTTCTGCTACTCAGACGTTTCACCAG GCATGGAGATGATTGGGTTTTCGAAGAGTAATCTACAGAACCAGAGTACGGAAACTAACACCAATAAtaatactactgctgctactacttctacaacTAATGCTTCTCCTTCTTCTATGTGGAAAGGTTTTAGTACTATTTCCAAGGCCGCCGGTCCTTCATCTTCCAAGACGATCAACGAGTCCACCACTAATCATGATCATCAACACCATCAATTCTATGATCATTTCACAACTGGGATTTCGGAAACTAGTAGCGAGAATCTAATGGTTGGAccagatcatcatcatcatcatcatcagcaGCAGCAGTCAACTGGGCCTTGGCAAGAGAATAGGTTCCTCGTTGATGATTCTTCTTTGAGATGTGTTTTCCCTTGCGAGGGAAATGAGAGGCCAAGTCAAGGTCTATCACTGTCTTTAAGCTCAGCCAATCCTTCTAGTATTGGACTACAAAGCTTTGAATTGAGACAGACAAATCATCAACAAGATCATGATCATATGAGGTTCCTTTCTTCTAGTAGTTCTCGtgatgggtattttgggaaagcGGCAAATATGCAAACCCAACAAATGAATATCAATATGAATCAAGATGGGTTTTTGGGTAAAGCTGTGAATCTCCATCACCAAGGACAGTTCCAACTGAGAAACTCAAAGTACTTGAACCCTGCTCAGGAGCTTCTGAACGAGTTTTGTAGCCTTGGAACTAAGCATACCGATTTGATGACGAAGCAAAAATCTCAAAAGATGAGTAAACAGTCATGGGAAGATCAGACTGATAATGGAAGTGGCGCCAGTTCTTCCAAAAACAAGTCTCTTTACTCCCTTGAATTCATGGAATTGCAGAAGAGAAAAGCCAAGCTGCTTTCATTGTTGGAAGAG GTTGAGAGAAGATACAAGCACTACTGCGACCAAATGAAGTCGGTGGTGTCATCTTTTGAGGCGGTGGCCGGGGCCGGGGCGGCGACGGTGTACTCGGCGCTGGCTTCGAAAGCCATGTCTAGGCATTTCAGGTGCCTGAAAGACGGGATAGTGAATCAGATTCAGGCCACGAGAAAGGCAATGGGGGAAAAGGATGCGACTGGGGCCGCACCAGGCACGACGAGAGGCGAGACACCAAGGCTCAGGCTTCTCGACCAAACCTTAAGGCAACAAAGGGCGTTTCAGCAGATGACTATGATGGAGAGCCATCCATGGCGGCCTCAACGTGGCCTTCCTGAGCGTTCCGTCTCTGTCCTCCGAGCTTGGCTCTTCGAACATTTTTTACACCC GTACCCAAGTGATGTTGATAAAGTTATCTTAGCTCGCCAAACAGGCCTTTCAAGAAGCCAG GTATCAAATTGGTTCATCAACGCAAGAGTGAGACTATGGAAGCCAATGGTGGAAGAAATGTACTTAGAAGAGACAAAGGAGAGAGAAGCCAATAATATCATGGCCGCCGGAGGAGCGTCATCATCATCACCTGATCATGGAGTAGTGACGGTCGATATTCTCGGCGACCCGATTCGACAATCGGGTCGAAATAACCAAACCGACCAAGAGCAGAAACCAACCCATGACCAGCTAGTCCGCATTGACTCCGAATGCCTCTCTTCCATAGTCATAAACCCAGAAAAATCTCCCATGTCTAGGTCAGGCGGCGGTAGCAAAACAGCCCTACAAAACCACCAACAAAACATCCAACGACAGCAAAACTTTGGTCGTTTTGGGGAGGTGTCGTTCGGGTCATCAATGCAGGAGCTTGACTTTTCGTCGTACAATCAACAAGCCGGGCAGGCCACGGCGGGAGGCGCAGTCTTATACCATGATGATAACAATGTGGGGTTCAACGGCGGCGGCggcggaggaggaggaggaggagtgtCGTTGACATTAGGGTTACAGCAGcatgcaggaggaggaggagtgaGCCATGGCGGAGTGAACTTAGCTTTCTCTCACCCCGCTTCGCAGAGCTCTCTATTTTACTCGAGAGATCATCACATGGATGAGTGTCAGCCGGCGGTTCAGTACTCGCTCTTAGATGGAGAAGGTCAGAATTTGCCTTACAGGAATTTGATGGGAGCACAGTTGCTCCATGACTTGGTATGA
- the LOC133778470 gene encoding homeobox protein BEL1 homolog isoform X1 — translation MVSSAGFCYSDVSPGNNPSPTHIQTQFTNQIQEFHESNPEIFNLTTGMEMIGFSKSNLQNQSTETNTNNNTTAATTSTTNASPSSMWKGFSTISKAAGPSSSKTINESTTNHDHQHHQFYDHFTTGISETSSENLMVGPDHHHHHHQQQQSTGPWQENRFLVDDSSLRCVFPCEGNERPSQGLSLSLSSANPSSIGLQSFELRQTNHQQDHDHMRFLSSSSSRDGYFGKAANMQTQQMNINMNQDGFLGKAVNLHHQGQFQLRNSKYLNPAQELLNEFCSLGTKHTDLMTKQKSQKMSKQSWEDQTDNGSGASSSKNKSLYSLEFMELQKRKAKLLSLLEEVERRYKHYCDQMKSVVSSFEAVAGAGAATVYSALASKAMSRHFRCLKDGIVNQIQATRKAMGEKDATGAAPGTTRGETPRLRLLDQTLRQQRAFQQMTMMESHPWRPQRGLPERSVSVLRAWLFEHFLHPYPSDVDKVILARQTGLSRSQVSNWFINARVRLWKPMVEEMYLEETKEREANNIMAAGGASSSSPDHGVVTVDILGDPIRQSGRNNQTDQEQKPTHDQLVRIDSECLSSIVINPEKSPMSRSGGGSKTALQNHQQNIQRQQNFGRFGEVSFGSSMQELDFSSYNQQAGQATAGGAVLYHDDNNVGFNGGGGGGGGGGVSLTLGLQQHAGGGGVSHGGVNLAFSHPASQSSLFYSRDHHMDECQPAVQYSLLDGEGQNLPYRNLMGAQLLHDLV, via the exons ATGGTCTCATCAGCTGGTTTCTGCTACTCAGACGTTTCACCAGGTAACAATCCGAGTCCAACCCATATTCAAACTCAGTTCACCAACCAGATCCAAGAGTTTCACGAGTCCAACCCTGAGATCTTCAACTTGACAACAGGCATGGAGATGATTGGGTTTTCGAAGAGTAATCTACAGAACCAGAGTACGGAAACTAACACCAATAAtaatactactgctgctactacttctacaacTAATGCTTCTCCTTCTTCTATGTGGAAAGGTTTTAGTACTATTTCCAAGGCCGCCGGTCCTTCATCTTCCAAGACGATCAACGAGTCCACCACTAATCATGATCATCAACACCATCAATTCTATGATCATTTCACAACTGGGATTTCGGAAACTAGTAGCGAGAATCTAATGGTTGGAccagatcatcatcatcatcatcatcagcaGCAGCAGTCAACTGGGCCTTGGCAAGAGAATAGGTTCCTCGTTGATGATTCTTCTTTGAGATGTGTTTTCCCTTGCGAGGGAAATGAGAGGCCAAGTCAAGGTCTATCACTGTCTTTAAGCTCAGCCAATCCTTCTAGTATTGGACTACAAAGCTTTGAATTGAGACAGACAAATCATCAACAAGATCATGATCATATGAGGTTCCTTTCTTCTAGTAGTTCTCGtgatgggtattttgggaaagcGGCAAATATGCAAACCCAACAAATGAATATCAATATGAATCAAGATGGGTTTTTGGGTAAAGCTGTGAATCTCCATCACCAAGGACAGTTCCAACTGAGAAACTCAAAGTACTTGAACCCTGCTCAGGAGCTTCTGAACGAGTTTTGTAGCCTTGGAACTAAGCATACCGATTTGATGACGAAGCAAAAATCTCAAAAGATGAGTAAACAGTCATGGGAAGATCAGACTGATAATGGAAGTGGCGCCAGTTCTTCCAAAAACAAGTCTCTTTACTCCCTTGAATTCATGGAATTGCAGAAGAGAAAAGCCAAGCTGCTTTCATTGTTGGAAGAG GTTGAGAGAAGATACAAGCACTACTGCGACCAAATGAAGTCGGTGGTGTCATCTTTTGAGGCGGTGGCCGGGGCCGGGGCGGCGACGGTGTACTCGGCGCTGGCTTCGAAAGCCATGTCTAGGCATTTCAGGTGCCTGAAAGACGGGATAGTGAATCAGATTCAGGCCACGAGAAAGGCAATGGGGGAAAAGGATGCGACTGGGGCCGCACCAGGCACGACGAGAGGCGAGACACCAAGGCTCAGGCTTCTCGACCAAACCTTAAGGCAACAAAGGGCGTTTCAGCAGATGACTATGATGGAGAGCCATCCATGGCGGCCTCAACGTGGCCTTCCTGAGCGTTCCGTCTCTGTCCTCCGAGCTTGGCTCTTCGAACATTTTTTACACCC GTACCCAAGTGATGTTGATAAAGTTATCTTAGCTCGCCAAACAGGCCTTTCAAGAAGCCAG GTATCAAATTGGTTCATCAACGCAAGAGTGAGACTATGGAAGCCAATGGTGGAAGAAATGTACTTAGAAGAGACAAAGGAGAGAGAAGCCAATAATATCATGGCCGCCGGAGGAGCGTCATCATCATCACCTGATCATGGAGTAGTGACGGTCGATATTCTCGGCGACCCGATTCGACAATCGGGTCGAAATAACCAAACCGACCAAGAGCAGAAACCAACCCATGACCAGCTAGTCCGCATTGACTCCGAATGCCTCTCTTCCATAGTCATAAACCCAGAAAAATCTCCCATGTCTAGGTCAGGCGGCGGTAGCAAAACAGCCCTACAAAACCACCAACAAAACATCCAACGACAGCAAAACTTTGGTCGTTTTGGGGAGGTGTCGTTCGGGTCATCAATGCAGGAGCTTGACTTTTCGTCGTACAATCAACAAGCCGGGCAGGCCACGGCGGGAGGCGCAGTCTTATACCATGATGATAACAATGTGGGGTTCAACGGCGGCGGCggcggaggaggaggaggaggagtgtCGTTGACATTAGGGTTACAGCAGcatgcaggaggaggaggagtgaGCCATGGCGGAGTGAACTTAGCTTTCTCTCACCCCGCTTCGCAGAGCTCTCTATTTTACTCGAGAGATCATCACATGGATGAGTGTCAGCCGGCGGTTCAGTACTCGCTCTTAGATGGAGAAGGTCAGAATTTGCCTTACAGGAATTTGATGGGAGCACAGTTGCTCCATGACTTGGTATGA
- the LOC133778470 gene encoding homeobox protein BEL1 homolog isoform X2: protein MVSSAGFCYSDVSPGNNPSPTHIQTQFTNQIQEFHESNPEIFNLTTGMEMIGFSKSNLQNQSFSTISKAAGPSSSKTINESTTNHDHQHHQFYDHFTTGISETSSENLMVGPDHHHHHHQQQQSTGPWQENRFLVDDSSLRCVFPCEGNERPSQGLSLSLSSANPSSIGLQSFELRQTNHQQDHDHMRFLSSSSSRDGYFGKAANMQTQQMNINMNQDGFLGKAVNLHHQGQFQLRNSKYLNPAQELLNEFCSLGTKHTDLMTKQKSQKMSKQSWEDQTDNGSGASSSKNKSLYSLEFMELQKRKAKLLSLLEEVERRYKHYCDQMKSVVSSFEAVAGAGAATVYSALASKAMSRHFRCLKDGIVNQIQATRKAMGEKDATGAAPGTTRGETPRLRLLDQTLRQQRAFQQMTMMESHPWRPQRGLPERSVSVLRAWLFEHFLHPYPSDVDKVILARQTGLSRSQVSNWFINARVRLWKPMVEEMYLEETKEREANNIMAAGGASSSSPDHGVVTVDILGDPIRQSGRNNQTDQEQKPTHDQLVRIDSECLSSIVINPEKSPMSRSGGGSKTALQNHQQNIQRQQNFGRFGEVSFGSSMQELDFSSYNQQAGQATAGGAVLYHDDNNVGFNGGGGGGGGGGVSLTLGLQQHAGGGGVSHGGVNLAFSHPASQSSLFYSRDHHMDECQPAVQYSLLDGEGQNLPYRNLMGAQLLHDLV from the exons ATGGTCTCATCAGCTGGTTTCTGCTACTCAGACGTTTCACCAGGTAACAATCCGAGTCCAACCCATATTCAAACTCAGTTCACCAACCAGATCCAAGAGTTTCACGAGTCCAACCCTGAGATCTTCAACTTGACAACAGGCATGGAGATGATTGGGTTTTCGAAGAGTAATCTACAGAACCAGA GTTTTAGTACTATTTCCAAGGCCGCCGGTCCTTCATCTTCCAAGACGATCAACGAGTCCACCACTAATCATGATCATCAACACCATCAATTCTATGATCATTTCACAACTGGGATTTCGGAAACTAGTAGCGAGAATCTAATGGTTGGAccagatcatcatcatcatcatcatcagcaGCAGCAGTCAACTGGGCCTTGGCAAGAGAATAGGTTCCTCGTTGATGATTCTTCTTTGAGATGTGTTTTCCCTTGCGAGGGAAATGAGAGGCCAAGTCAAGGTCTATCACTGTCTTTAAGCTCAGCCAATCCTTCTAGTATTGGACTACAAAGCTTTGAATTGAGACAGACAAATCATCAACAAGATCATGATCATATGAGGTTCCTTTCTTCTAGTAGTTCTCGtgatgggtattttgggaaagcGGCAAATATGCAAACCCAACAAATGAATATCAATATGAATCAAGATGGGTTTTTGGGTAAAGCTGTGAATCTCCATCACCAAGGACAGTTCCAACTGAGAAACTCAAAGTACTTGAACCCTGCTCAGGAGCTTCTGAACGAGTTTTGTAGCCTTGGAACTAAGCATACCGATTTGATGACGAAGCAAAAATCTCAAAAGATGAGTAAACAGTCATGGGAAGATCAGACTGATAATGGAAGTGGCGCCAGTTCTTCCAAAAACAAGTCTCTTTACTCCCTTGAATTCATGGAATTGCAGAAGAGAAAAGCCAAGCTGCTTTCATTGTTGGAAGAG GTTGAGAGAAGATACAAGCACTACTGCGACCAAATGAAGTCGGTGGTGTCATCTTTTGAGGCGGTGGCCGGGGCCGGGGCGGCGACGGTGTACTCGGCGCTGGCTTCGAAAGCCATGTCTAGGCATTTCAGGTGCCTGAAAGACGGGATAGTGAATCAGATTCAGGCCACGAGAAAGGCAATGGGGGAAAAGGATGCGACTGGGGCCGCACCAGGCACGACGAGAGGCGAGACACCAAGGCTCAGGCTTCTCGACCAAACCTTAAGGCAACAAAGGGCGTTTCAGCAGATGACTATGATGGAGAGCCATCCATGGCGGCCTCAACGTGGCCTTCCTGAGCGTTCCGTCTCTGTCCTCCGAGCTTGGCTCTTCGAACATTTTTTACACCC GTACCCAAGTGATGTTGATAAAGTTATCTTAGCTCGCCAAACAGGCCTTTCAAGAAGCCAG GTATCAAATTGGTTCATCAACGCAAGAGTGAGACTATGGAAGCCAATGGTGGAAGAAATGTACTTAGAAGAGACAAAGGAGAGAGAAGCCAATAATATCATGGCCGCCGGAGGAGCGTCATCATCATCACCTGATCATGGAGTAGTGACGGTCGATATTCTCGGCGACCCGATTCGACAATCGGGTCGAAATAACCAAACCGACCAAGAGCAGAAACCAACCCATGACCAGCTAGTCCGCATTGACTCCGAATGCCTCTCTTCCATAGTCATAAACCCAGAAAAATCTCCCATGTCTAGGTCAGGCGGCGGTAGCAAAACAGCCCTACAAAACCACCAACAAAACATCCAACGACAGCAAAACTTTGGTCGTTTTGGGGAGGTGTCGTTCGGGTCATCAATGCAGGAGCTTGACTTTTCGTCGTACAATCAACAAGCCGGGCAGGCCACGGCGGGAGGCGCAGTCTTATACCATGATGATAACAATGTGGGGTTCAACGGCGGCGGCggcggaggaggaggaggaggagtgtCGTTGACATTAGGGTTACAGCAGcatgcaggaggaggaggagtgaGCCATGGCGGAGTGAACTTAGCTTTCTCTCACCCCGCTTCGCAGAGCTCTCTATTTTACTCGAGAGATCATCACATGGATGAGTGTCAGCCGGCGGTTCAGTACTCGCTCTTAGATGGAGAAGGTCAGAATTTGCCTTACAGGAATTTGATGGGAGCACAGTTGCTCCATGACTTGGTATGA
- the LOC133778470 gene encoding homeobox protein BEL1 homolog isoform X4, translating into MVSSAGFCYSDVSPGMEMIGFSKSNLQNQSFSTISKAAGPSSSKTINESTTNHDHQHHQFYDHFTTGISETSSENLMVGPDHHHHHHQQQQSTGPWQENRFLVDDSSLRCVFPCEGNERPSQGLSLSLSSANPSSIGLQSFELRQTNHQQDHDHMRFLSSSSSRDGYFGKAANMQTQQMNINMNQDGFLGKAVNLHHQGQFQLRNSKYLNPAQELLNEFCSLGTKHTDLMTKQKSQKMSKQSWEDQTDNGSGASSSKNKSLYSLEFMELQKRKAKLLSLLEEVERRYKHYCDQMKSVVSSFEAVAGAGAATVYSALASKAMSRHFRCLKDGIVNQIQATRKAMGEKDATGAAPGTTRGETPRLRLLDQTLRQQRAFQQMTMMESHPWRPQRGLPERSVSVLRAWLFEHFLHPYPSDVDKVILARQTGLSRSQVSNWFINARVRLWKPMVEEMYLEETKEREANNIMAAGGASSSSPDHGVVTVDILGDPIRQSGRNNQTDQEQKPTHDQLVRIDSECLSSIVINPEKSPMSRSGGGSKTALQNHQQNIQRQQNFGRFGEVSFGSSMQELDFSSYNQQAGQATAGGAVLYHDDNNVGFNGGGGGGGGGGVSLTLGLQQHAGGGGVSHGGVNLAFSHPASQSSLFYSRDHHMDECQPAVQYSLLDGEGQNLPYRNLMGAQLLHDLV; encoded by the exons ATGGTCTCATCAGCTGGTTTCTGCTACTCAGACGTTTCACCAG GCATGGAGATGATTGGGTTTTCGAAGAGTAATCTACAGAACCAGA GTTTTAGTACTATTTCCAAGGCCGCCGGTCCTTCATCTTCCAAGACGATCAACGAGTCCACCACTAATCATGATCATCAACACCATCAATTCTATGATCATTTCACAACTGGGATTTCGGAAACTAGTAGCGAGAATCTAATGGTTGGAccagatcatcatcatcatcatcatcagcaGCAGCAGTCAACTGGGCCTTGGCAAGAGAATAGGTTCCTCGTTGATGATTCTTCTTTGAGATGTGTTTTCCCTTGCGAGGGAAATGAGAGGCCAAGTCAAGGTCTATCACTGTCTTTAAGCTCAGCCAATCCTTCTAGTATTGGACTACAAAGCTTTGAATTGAGACAGACAAATCATCAACAAGATCATGATCATATGAGGTTCCTTTCTTCTAGTAGTTCTCGtgatgggtattttgggaaagcGGCAAATATGCAAACCCAACAAATGAATATCAATATGAATCAAGATGGGTTTTTGGGTAAAGCTGTGAATCTCCATCACCAAGGACAGTTCCAACTGAGAAACTCAAAGTACTTGAACCCTGCTCAGGAGCTTCTGAACGAGTTTTGTAGCCTTGGAACTAAGCATACCGATTTGATGACGAAGCAAAAATCTCAAAAGATGAGTAAACAGTCATGGGAAGATCAGACTGATAATGGAAGTGGCGCCAGTTCTTCCAAAAACAAGTCTCTTTACTCCCTTGAATTCATGGAATTGCAGAAGAGAAAAGCCAAGCTGCTTTCATTGTTGGAAGAG GTTGAGAGAAGATACAAGCACTACTGCGACCAAATGAAGTCGGTGGTGTCATCTTTTGAGGCGGTGGCCGGGGCCGGGGCGGCGACGGTGTACTCGGCGCTGGCTTCGAAAGCCATGTCTAGGCATTTCAGGTGCCTGAAAGACGGGATAGTGAATCAGATTCAGGCCACGAGAAAGGCAATGGGGGAAAAGGATGCGACTGGGGCCGCACCAGGCACGACGAGAGGCGAGACACCAAGGCTCAGGCTTCTCGACCAAACCTTAAGGCAACAAAGGGCGTTTCAGCAGATGACTATGATGGAGAGCCATCCATGGCGGCCTCAACGTGGCCTTCCTGAGCGTTCCGTCTCTGTCCTCCGAGCTTGGCTCTTCGAACATTTTTTACACCC GTACCCAAGTGATGTTGATAAAGTTATCTTAGCTCGCCAAACAGGCCTTTCAAGAAGCCAG GTATCAAATTGGTTCATCAACGCAAGAGTGAGACTATGGAAGCCAATGGTGGAAGAAATGTACTTAGAAGAGACAAAGGAGAGAGAAGCCAATAATATCATGGCCGCCGGAGGAGCGTCATCATCATCACCTGATCATGGAGTAGTGACGGTCGATATTCTCGGCGACCCGATTCGACAATCGGGTCGAAATAACCAAACCGACCAAGAGCAGAAACCAACCCATGACCAGCTAGTCCGCATTGACTCCGAATGCCTCTCTTCCATAGTCATAAACCCAGAAAAATCTCCCATGTCTAGGTCAGGCGGCGGTAGCAAAACAGCCCTACAAAACCACCAACAAAACATCCAACGACAGCAAAACTTTGGTCGTTTTGGGGAGGTGTCGTTCGGGTCATCAATGCAGGAGCTTGACTTTTCGTCGTACAATCAACAAGCCGGGCAGGCCACGGCGGGAGGCGCAGTCTTATACCATGATGATAACAATGTGGGGTTCAACGGCGGCGGCggcggaggaggaggaggaggagtgtCGTTGACATTAGGGTTACAGCAGcatgcaggaggaggaggagtgaGCCATGGCGGAGTGAACTTAGCTTTCTCTCACCCCGCTTCGCAGAGCTCTCTATTTTACTCGAGAGATCATCACATGGATGAGTGTCAGCCGGCGGTTCAGTACTCGCTCTTAGATGGAGAAGGTCAGAATTTGCCTTACAGGAATTTGATGGGAGCACAGTTGCTCCATGACTTGGTATGA